In the Andrena cerasifolii isolate SP2316 chromosome 3, iyAndCera1_principal, whole genome shotgun sequence genome, CCGACGGTGAAGCCCCGTCAGAAATGCGACAATGGAAACAGGGAAAAAGCTTGGcgcattaatttcgtatataAGGCGAGACTCCTGCCGAACGCATCATACACTTCGCTCAGCTTCTCTGAAGAGCATTGAGAAACCTTGTGGCAAGCAACTCCAAGCAAACCATCAACATCGACCATGAAGTTCATCGCTCTGGCATTGGCCCTTTTCGGTGCAGTGGCACTTTCCGCTGGCCAAGTTGAACCTGAGGCTTTACTGGAGTCCTATGTGAGTATGCAATCGCAATAATGATTATTTCTCCGGTATCTTCTCCATGGGAAGTATACGGGGACCTTGGTTAATTGAATTGTCCAATTAAAAGTGCTGTCTCTGATTCCACCGTACTTCATCCAGTTCTGTAAAGATATTCTGTAATTGCTATCTAGGACAGGTCACTAGACATTTACTTTTTGAACTTGTTCACTTAATACCGATAACATCCCTAGCGAGCCAATTGAGATAGATTGCCCATCGTTAGCTTCGTCTCGTGACGATCCGCGCAGAGTGCCCCATCTATAACGCGTTAGAAACCTATCAGAAATGtctaacttacaagggaacatcccgaacccggaaattcgaaaaattctgaaactttgcgaatatgtggggaatttccccctgattacaatgcgatttttatttgctgcccaaattcactctaagggggtgtaattgaccgctgaaaatccggctatttacCGATCTTgcgttacaactcgtgaactgtaaaatatttttttcaccaaatgctagatctaattaaaggaagtaacttttgtctcgaaactttttttctatctcttacagttcgcgagttataacacaaaatcggaaaacagccgaatttccaagggttaatttcactcccttcgagtgaatttgggcagcaaacaaaaaccgcgttgtaatcaggaggaaatcccctgcatattcacaaagtttcagatttttttttgaattttcgggctcgggatctttccttgttagcaCCAATTCTTCGCTCCCATCCGCAATTGTCGCCGAAGCAATTACAGGGCCCTCCCAGCAAGAAACCACTACTGTCTTCCCAACTTAGTAATGCTACTGCTTGAGGCTTCCAGAGTCTAGCCTTTCTGGGaaattattcaaacatttccgcAGCGCTACTCTCATTAGACGGCTGAAGACGTGCCGACGTTCTTCGAAATGAAGTTCGCATCCAGAAGCCTGAAGCAGTAGCAGTTTTAGTGGGCAATAGCCTCGGACACCTCGTTTCTGCCGCTTCTCATTTAATCGATTATGTATTTCGTAGAACCCAGTCCGTTTCCGCCGCGAGGCCGATCCCCAGGGATCCATCGTCCTCCGTGGAGAGAAACCCCTGAGCGGTCCTGATCGTCGACCGTCGTTGGACGTCGACTACCACCAGCGCGTGTTCGACAGGAACGGCGCGAACGCGAACGCCTATGGAGGGCTCAACATCCGACCGGGACAGCCTCCTCAACCGCATGTCGGTATCCAAGCCGAGCGCAACTTTAACAGGGGTTTCATCAGGGGATACGGCCAGGTCGAGCGTGGCCGTGGCGGTGGAGCGTCGCCGAGCTTTGGTCTGAACGGTGGCTTCAGATTCAGGAGGAGCGTCCAAGACGCAGGGCAGGAGCAATATTAAGTGGCGCTACGGTGCCACCTGGACGAACGTACTTAATATTTAATCGTCACAGACGCCATGTAACATTTGCATTTCTGCTAAAGAGACTTCTAGAGGTAAGACGTTGGCAAAGGATAAAGTATCGAACGTTTTTCAACTTCGCAATTCGTGATATTCTTGCCGTTATGCTGCTATTAAAAGACATTGATCAGAATTCATTGGATAAGTCGATGTAGACGAGGTTGTTCAATAAATATACACATGCCTAAAATTCACGTGTTTTTAGTGACTGTCTAAACATACCTTTGCGAGACGCTCGGATTTACGTAATTCGCGGCGCGAG is a window encoding:
- the LOC143367485 gene encoding hymenoptaecin, encoding MKFIALALALFGAVALSAGQVEPEALLESYNPVRFRREADPQGSIVLRGEKPLSGPDRRPSLDVDYHQRVFDRNGANANAYGGLNIRPGQPPQPHVGIQAERNFNRGFIRGYGQVERGRGGGASPSFGLNGGFRFRRSVQDAGQEQY